From the genome of Romeriopsis navalis LEGE 11480:
CAGTAAAGGCTTAGTGGATGCATTGGTGCGAGGGATTGAGAAAAAAGGTGGAGAAGTGCGGTTACGATCGCATGTTGAGGAAATTTTGATTGAAGGTGGTCGGGCGATCGGTGTGCGGCTACGGGGAGGTGCAGTCATGCAAGCGCGAAAGGCGGTGATTTCTAATGCTTCAGTATGGGACACGATGAACCTGCTACCAGAGGATGCAGTGCCGTGCAAATGGCGACAACAGCGGGAGCAGACGCCGGCTTGTGAGAGCTTTATGCATTTGCATGTGGGGATCGATGCGACTGGTTTAGATTTAGAGTGCCATTACATTGTGGTCAATGACTGGGCGCGGGGTGTGGCAGCGGCGCAAAACCTTTCACTAATTTCGATTCCATCAGTTTTAGATCCGCATATGGCGCCAAAAGGGAAACATGGGATTCATGTTTATACGCCGGGGAATGAACCCTATGCACCTTGGTCGGGGATGGATCGGCGTAGTGCGGCGTATCAGGACTTGAAGGCCGAACGATCGCAAGTGATGTGGCAGGCGTTGCGGCGGGTGATTCCGGATATCGATCGGCGAGTCGAGCTGAGTCTGGTAGGAACACCATTGACGCATGAACGATTCTTGCGGCGTGATCGGGGATCTTATGGGCCAGCGATCGCAGCCGGGAAGGGAATTTTTCCAGGGCCAAAAACACCGCTGCCTGGATTGATCTGTTGTGGGGATTCAACGTTTCCCGGGATTGGGCTACCGGCGGTCGCAGCGAGTGGGATGATTGCAGCGAACACTTTAGCAACGGTGAAGCAGCATCAGGAAATGCTACGGGATGCTGTCCGCTACTTTTGATCACAAATTATAGAGCGTTTGCGAATGAGAACACGATGATGAATTCGGGGGGAATCCTGAGCGTACTATATTTGTTAGCAGTGTGGGGCAACGAGGGCAACACGGAAGAATATGTCGCATGTTCGCTGGCTGCGAGTTGAGCACTAGGATAATCGATATCTGGGGGTGAGGTTAAATGAAGTCTCCCTGTTGAGGAATTCTGTCTATGATGGGATTGTATTTTGAAGGTTGAAGCGATGACTCGTGAGGAATTATTGGAGCGTTATGCGGCTGGGGAGAGGGATTTTTCTGGCGTTGACCTGAGCAATCTGATTTTAGACAGAGCTTGTTTGCAAGGATGTATGTTCCGCAACGCCAATCTGACCCAAGTCAGCATAATTGATGGCAATCTGCAAGATATTGATTTCAGCGGTGCGACTTTGCGAAATGCTAATTTGACCAATGCTCACCTGGGGAACACGATATTCCAACAATCTGATTTGAGCGGTGGTATTTTTGTTAACGCCTTCTTTGAAAAAAGCCTTTGGGAGAAAGCGGAAGTCCGCGAGAGTAATTTGCAAGGTGCTCAAATTATACAATCGAAACTCCGAAGGGCGATTTTGGTTGGGAGTGTTTTGAGTGATGTCATGATTAGCCGTAGCCGATTGAATCAAGCCAACTTCCGTAGCGTTAATATGCAGAGAGCAAAAATTATTGACTCTGACTTAAGCTATATCGACTTTACTGAAGCCAACTTGGGTGAGAGTATCTGGGAGGATGTGATTACTTCCCATGCGATTTATAGCGATACGGTTATGCCTCAGGCCATTAGTTGAGTCAGCGCTAGAACCATACTTGTCAAGGCTTTCAGTTATCAGTCCAAAAGAAAGAATAAGCTAAACTGAAGGATTATTTCCGATCGTAAAATACTGACCGATCCAGATTCTAGATGAACTATTTCAGACTCGGTTTATCAGCATGCTGAGACGGTAAGGTGCCATGCGATCGGCTTAATCAAATAATGTCGTAGGAAGTAGTGTACGCTGCTTTTGATGTTGGTGATTTGAGAGCTAGGGTATGGCGATCGAGACTTGGTTTCCGTTGGCAATTTATTACGAAGATTTGGAAGGGGCGGCGGAACATAATCTGGGGATGCTGGAGACGATTCTGGAACTTGAGGAGTCGGGCTATGAGCGGCGGGCTTATGACGATATGGCCTGGACGGGCGATTTGCATGGGGTGCAGCAGGTGCATCTGGACGAGCGGTTTGCCTGGATTGTGTCGCAGGTAGAGCAGCATACGGTGGAATACCTGACGGCATTGGGGGTAGATCTATCGCAGGTGGCGTTGCATATTCAACGGGCATGGCCGATCGTGTCGCGGCAGGAGCAGGCGGTCGGTGATCATATGCATAATACGGCCCACCTAAGTGCTGTCTATTACGTGCAGGTGCCGGATGTGAATATGGGTGATCCGGGAAGTTTGGTGTTTTTGGATGATGCGCGGGTAAATGAGGTCTGTCCGGGGTTGGGCAGTGAGAATACGAATGTGGTAGATGAGGCGAATTTTTATAACCAGCTTCAGGCGAGTTATGTGCCAGTGGAAGGTCGATTGATGTTGTTTCCAGCGAAGCAGCGGCATGGGGTGACGCCGAATGAGACGGAGGAAACGCGAGTTTCACTGTCGTTTGATATTGTACTGACGGCAAAACCGGGTGAAGCAGCGGGTTCCCATGAGTTTTTGATGCCGCCGGTGAAACAGTGGAAGTCGTTTGGTGCAGGGCCGGCGCTGCGGATTTCGGCAGAGGATATGACGAGAGAATGAGCGATCGGTTGTCTGTGGGTATATCCAAGGCGTATATCGTATCGGCGGGATCACAAGATCAGACTTCCGCTAGATTAAAACTCACGGTGTCTTTGATATTCTGCGAGCGTTGGATTCATCGATCTTCATTGCCAATTCGAAGGTTGAATACATGGTTCTAACTTCCTGAAGTCTCTCCAGTAAGTCGATCGTAACCATATTCAATTTCTGGCTAGGAGCCTTATGATACAGAAAAGTCGGACCTGGATAGCGCGCCGTTTTCGGTGGCTTGTCCATGGCAAGCGCTATATGCGAGCTTGGGTAGATTGCCGATTACCCAGTCGCCGGACCTATTCCCAGCAAGGGGAAGATCGTCGGTTAGCCCAGATGCTCGAACCGTTTGATCTGACGACAGGAATCTATATTGAAGTTGGTGCGAATCAACCCTCCCATCTATCCAATACATACCTTTTTTATCGTCGCGGTTTGCAGGGTATTCTGGTCGAGCCAGATGAGTCGAACTATTCGCTGCTACGGCGTTTTCGGCCTCGCGATATTACGGTTCGAGCATTGGCTGGTGCAGATTCAAAACTATGTCAGTTTAACTACGCGATATTTTCCGTATTAAATTCTGTACATGCGTTGCCAGAATCGCAAGTTTTACGCACAGAGTATATTCCCCAAGTCCAGCTGGATGAAATTGTGGAATTAGTGAATCCAGAATGGATTTACCTCCTGAGTACGGATACGGAGGGGCATGATCTCGCAGTTCTACAGGGCGCGGAGAAAGCATTAGAACGAACGCTGCTGGTTTGTGCTGAGTATCATGACGAAGTGTCGCTCAGTGAGCTGGAGGACTATATGGCACAGCATGATTTTCAGCCAATTTTTCGCAATGGCCTCAACCTGTTTTTTCAGAATATGCCACTCTTCAAGCGTTTAACCAATGCCAAGGATGAGCATCTAGCTCAGCATCGAACGGCATTATCATACAGTGGCGTGATTGATTAGATCATGAGGTCGAAGCAATCAGGTAGCATCTACCAGGGCAGGATTTCGCCATTGGCGTGCCAGAAGGAGCCCGTGTTCTCGAGGGTGAGTTCGTCAATGCGTTGCAGTAAACCCTTGACCGAAGTTTCTGGCGTAATGCCGTTGGGCGTAAAGTTGGTCATGCGGGTTTGCACGAGGCCGGGGTGGAGGATGGCGACGGCAATTCCGTCGGGTTTGAGATCGTGGGAGAGCGATTTGCCAGCCATGGAGAGGGCGACTTTGGACATGCGATAAGCGTAAGAGCTGCCGGATGTATTATCTGCGATCGACCCCATGCGGCTGGTCATGATGGCAATTTTGGCCCCAGATTGCAGATTGGGTAAAAGTGCCTTGGTGAGACGGAGTGGCCCCAGCGCATTGACTTCAAACTGTTCACGGATATTGTCGAAATCGAGATCTTCCAGGGTAATGCGTTTGGCGATGGCGGCATTGTTGATCAGGACATCGAGTTTCGTATCGCCAAGCCGTGTGACCAATGATGCAACAGATTCGTCAGCGGTAATATCGACGTTAGTTTCTACTCGAATCCCCAGCGCATCTAGTTCAGGGGAGCTGGAGCGACAGGCAGCAATGACGGTTTCTCCACGATCGTGCAGCTGTTTGCAGAATTCGTAGCCGATGCCTCGGTTGGCGCCAGTGACTAGATAGGTTCCCATAGGATGCGTTCGGAATTAGAGCTATCCGCAACCATAGCAGAAGGAAGGTGCAGTTTTTAAGGTGAAGTGAATCAACTTTCGTCAACCGTAGCTTCCTCAAATCATTTGAACCAAGCACATCAACGAGGGCATTCAGGTAAGAAAACGAGAATCTGGTGGGAATTATTTAAGCACAGCGTGAACTTTTGGAAGATAAGCACGTCTATTTAGACTTAGTGCTGAATGTTGCGTTATTTCGCTGTGAGAGGGTATCTGGGTGATGAAGCGACGCGCTTTTGTATCGTTGGCGGTGGTTGGTGGCACAGCTTGGCTGAGTGGTATCCGGCCAGCAGCAGCGGCAACTCCTGACCCAAAGGTTTTGCATGTGCTGAATCGACTGGGCTTTGGGCCGCGTCCGGGGGATGTGGCGCGGGTCAGTCGTATGGGGGTCGAACGCTATATCCAAGAGCAACTCTCTCCAGAGAAATTACGGGAGCCAGCGAATTTACAGCGGCAGTTGAATAAGTTTGCGACGTTGAAGCTCGATAGTGGTGATTTGGTCCGAGAATATCGGCGACCGGGCTCACGGGATCAACGACGGATGCGCCGACGGATGCTCAGGCGTAAGCGGCGTCAGGTGGTGGAAGAGGCACGATCGGCAAGGCTACTACGGGCTGTGGAAAGTCCCCGGCAACTGGAAGAAGTGATGGTGGACTTTTGGTTCAATCACTTTAATGTGTATGCCTTTAAGGGATTGGGGGGGCTGTGGATTGGTAGCTATGAGCGCGATGCGATTCGGCCCTACGTGATGGGCAATTTCCGCGAGATTTTAGGGGCGACGGCGAAGCATCCAGCAATGTTGCTATACCTGGATAATTGGCGGAATACGGCTCCGGACAGTCCTGGGGCACGGGGCCGATTTAAGGGCTTGAATGAGAACTACGCGCGGGAACTGATGGAATTGCATACGATGGGGGCCGATGGCGGCTATACCCAGAAAGATGTGGAGACTTTGGCACGGGTGCTCACGGGATGGGGATTGGCGAATTATCGGCGATCGACGGATACCGGATTTTATTTTGATGCGCGCCGGCATGATGTACAGCCCAAGGTTGTGTTAGGCCAGCAACTCACTCAAACTGGTGAGCAGGAAGGTGAAGCTGCTCTAGATTTATTAGCAAGTCATCCATCTACGGCGAAATTTATTAGTTTTAAGTTGGCGCAGTATTTTGTTACTGATAATCCACCCCAGCGATTGGTCGATCGATTGCAAAAGCGATTTCAGGCGACGCAGGGAAATATTCGGGCGGTGTTAGCGACATTATTTCAGAGTGATGAGTTTTGGGATGAGCGATATTTTCAGAAGAAGTATAAGACACCCTACCGCTATATGATTTCGGCGGTGCGCTCAGCGGGAATTGATATCAAGAATCCTAAGCCGTTGGTGGGAGCCTTGGCACAGCTTTCGATGCCTTTATACGGCGCACAGACGCCCGATGGCTATGACCAAGTGGAGAAGGCATGGCTCAACCCTGATGGGATGATGCGACGGTTGAATTTTGCGGTGTTGCTGGGTGGTGGACGATCGCGCTTGGAGATGCGGCAGCGAAAACCAATTGAACCCGGTCAATTAAGTGATACAGCCGCAATGTTTTTGCAGCCGGGAACATTGCGGATTATTGCCTCAAAGCGGCGAGGTTTGCGATCGGGGTTGATCTTGGGGAGCCCAGAGTTTATGTATCACTAGATTGTGGCTGAGGGCGTTAGGCCGGTGTTGAAAACCTTTGCCGCAATTAGTCGTTGGAATTGAACTGATAATTATTGGAATGGAGTGCGGGTTATGCAACGGCGTCAGTTTTTACAGGGTTTAGCTTTAGGTAGTGCGGGGCTTATGTTGCCGGTATTGCAGCGAAGTTGGATTTCCCGCAGTGAGGCAGCGACTGATAGGGCGATGGTTGTGGTGATGCTGCGCGGTGCAGTGGATGGCTTAAGCGTGTTAGTGCCCTACGGTGATGACGTTTACGAAGAAAGTCGGCCAACGATCGCGATTCCGGCTCCTGGGATGCCGGGTGGTGTGACGGATTTAGATGGCTATTTTGGATTGCATCCGGCATTAGCGAAGCTATTGCCTTTATGGTCGGCGGGGAAGTTGGCGTTTGTGCCGGCTTCGGGTTCACCGGATGGGACACGATCGCATTTTGATGCCCAGGATTATCTAGAATCGGGGACCCCCGGGGTGAAAAATACGCGCGATGGTTGGTTGAATCGGCTGTTGGCAGAAGTTCGCCAGCAGAATCCCATTCAGGCCGTGAGTATTAGTTCTACCACTCCGCGAATTTTAGCAGGGGCGCAGTCGATCGCGAGTGTCGCTCCGGGGAAACGGGCAACGCGAAAGTTGGCGCTCGATCGGGCATTTGTCGCGGAGAGTTTTGCCGAGTTGTATGCGGGACGGGGGAAGATCGGCGCGATTTATCAGGAAGGTCGGCAGGCGCGGGAAGCAATTATGGCGGGCCTGAACCAAGAGATGCAAAAGGCCGATAATGGTGCAACTTCCGTGGCCGGTCTCGCTGGAGATGCTCGTCGATTGGGACAATTGATGCAACGCGATCGGCGGGTGCAGCTCGGCTTTATGCAGGTGGGAGGATGGGATACCCATATCAATCAGGGCGCGGCGAAGGGACAGTTAGCGAATAAGTTGCGGCTATTAAGTAGTGGTTTGGTGGCTTTGAGTGATGCGTTGGGTAGCCGGTTTAATCAAACCGTGATTGTCGTAATGTCGGAGTTTGGTCGGACGGTGAAGGAGAATGGCAATCGCGGTACCGACCACGGGCGCGGTAATGTGATGTGGGTTTTAGGCGGCGGTGTGAAGGGAAAGAAAATTTATGGCAAATGGCCAGGGTTAGATCGATCGACTTTA
Proteins encoded in this window:
- a CDS encoding SDR family oxidoreductase → MGTYLVTGANRGIGYEFCKQLHDRGETVIAACRSSSPELDALGIRVETNVDITADESVASLVTRLGDTKLDVLINNAAIAKRITLEDLDFDNIREQFEVNALGPLRLTKALLPNLQSGAKIAIMTSRMGSIADNTSGSSYAYRMSKVALSMAGKSLSHDLKPDGIAVAILHPGLVQTRMTNFTPNGITPETSVKGLLQRIDELTLENTGSFWHANGEILPW
- a CDS encoding DUF1800 domain-containing protein, with product MKRRAFVSLAVVGGTAWLSGIRPAAAATPDPKVLHVLNRLGFGPRPGDVARVSRMGVERYIQEQLSPEKLREPANLQRQLNKFATLKLDSGDLVREYRRPGSRDQRRMRRRMLRRKRRQVVEEARSARLLRAVESPRQLEEVMVDFWFNHFNVYAFKGLGGLWIGSYERDAIRPYVMGNFREILGATAKHPAMLLYLDNWRNTAPDSPGARGRFKGLNENYARELMELHTMGADGGYTQKDVETLARVLTGWGLANYRRSTDTGFYFDARRHDVQPKVVLGQQLTQTGEQEGEAALDLLASHPSTAKFISFKLAQYFVTDNPPQRLVDRLQKRFQATQGNIRAVLATLFQSDEFWDERYFQKKYKTPYRYMISAVRSAGIDIKNPKPLVGALAQLSMPLYGAQTPDGYDQVEKAWLNPDGMMRRLNFAVLLGGGRSRLEMRQRKPIEPGQLSDTAAMFLQPGTLRIIASKRRGLRSGLILGSPEFMYH
- a CDS encoding phytoene desaturase family protein, producing the protein MSKPDAQVDVIIVGSGIGGLCCGALLARYGFEVLVCESHSIAGGAAHGFERGGFEFDSGPSLYSGLSDPASPNPLRHVLNAIAEEPEWIQYDTWGCCLPEGDFPTRVGGEQFIQVLERLSGAEAVEEWRSLQQVMQPLGEAAIAMPPAALRFDLGAIQTVLPYAGKLLKQTKQVGQLTGPFSKIMDGVVRDPFARNWLDMLCFLLSGLPADGTISAAVAFMFADWYRPGVKLDFPVGGSKGLVDALVRGIEKKGGEVRLRSHVEEILIEGGRAIGVRLRGGAVMQARKAVISNASVWDTMNLLPEDAVPCKWRQQREQTPACESFMHLHVGIDATGLDLECHYIVVNDWARGVAAAQNLSLISIPSVLDPHMAPKGKHGIHVYTPGNEPYAPWSGMDRRSAAYQDLKAERSQVMWQALRRVIPDIDRRVELSLVGTPLTHERFLRRDRGSYGPAIAAGKGIFPGPKTPLPGLICCGDSTFPGIGLPAVAASGMIAANTLATVKQHQEMLRDAVRYF
- a CDS encoding DUF1501 domain-containing protein encodes the protein MQRRQFLQGLALGSAGLMLPVLQRSWISRSEAATDRAMVVVMLRGAVDGLSVLVPYGDDVYEESRPTIAIPAPGMPGGVTDLDGYFGLHPALAKLLPLWSAGKLAFVPASGSPDGTRSHFDAQDYLESGTPGVKNTRDGWLNRLLAEVRQQNPIQAVSISSTTPRILAGAQSIASVAPGKRATRKLALDRAFVAESFAELYAGRGKIGAIYQEGRQAREAIMAGLNQEMQKADNGATSVAGLAGDARRLGQLMQRDRRVQLGFMQVGGWDTHINQGAAKGQLANKLRLLSSGLVALSDALGSRFNQTVIVVMSEFGRTVKENGNRGTDHGRGNVMWVLGGGVKGKKIYGKWPGLDRSTLEAGRDVPVVTDFRDVLQPILTQHWGLSDVQLARVLPDYGSKNSISGLLK
- a CDS encoding pentapeptide repeat-containing protein; protein product: MTREELLERYAAGERDFSGVDLSNLILDRACLQGCMFRNANLTQVSIIDGNLQDIDFSGATLRNANLTNAHLGNTIFQQSDLSGGIFVNAFFEKSLWEKAEVRESNLQGAQIIQSKLRRAILVGSVLSDVMISRSRLNQANFRSVNMQRAKIIDSDLSYIDFTEANLGESIWEDVITSHAIYSDTVMPQAIS
- a CDS encoding FkbM family methyltransferase, coding for MRAWVDCRLPSRRTYSQQGEDRRLAQMLEPFDLTTGIYIEVGANQPSHLSNTYLFYRRGLQGILVEPDESNYSLLRRFRPRDITVRALAGADSKLCQFNYAIFSVLNSVHALPESQVLRTEYIPQVQLDEIVELVNPEWIYLLSTDTEGHDLAVLQGAEKALERTLLVCAEYHDEVSLSELEDYMAQHDFQPIFRNGLNLFFQNMPLFKRLTNAKDEHLAQHRTALSYSGVID
- a CDS encoding TIGR02466 family protein — translated: MAIETWFPLAIYYEDLEGAAEHNLGMLETILELEESGYERRAYDDMAWTGDLHGVQQVHLDERFAWIVSQVEQHTVEYLTALGVDLSQVALHIQRAWPIVSRQEQAVGDHMHNTAHLSAVYYVQVPDVNMGDPGSLVFLDDARVNEVCPGLGSENTNVVDEANFYNQLQASYVPVEGRLMLFPAKQRHGVTPNETEETRVSLSFDIVLTAKPGEAAGSHEFLMPPVKQWKSFGAGPALRISAEDMTRE